A single genomic interval of Camelina sativa cultivar DH55 chromosome 11, Cs, whole genome shotgun sequence harbors:
- the LOC104728324 gene encoding uncharacterized protein LOC104728324 — protein MVTRSVMCRQKRTDLVGSCVTKKKDRTCPIKLCTKCILNRYGETAQEVSLKKDWICPKCRGNCNCSCCMKKRGQKPTGILVHTAKKTGFSSVSELLKTSGSDKYFYTKKVKPAGIVVPSPLKLDQENSIEQKQVSIKKSRKTKREELKDLNNGCNDENAVVKKSSSKKIKISDPVHETEVTKKVLVEGKKKKTTAKDTKESNVAEKTKRIKPALKKKEEDQVDVKLPQGNGSISVSKEKNVADKIKRIKPALKKKEEDQVDVKLPQGNSSITVSGIDLAPEDVGNVFQFLEFCSAFGKALDLRKGQAECVIREMLSGRSKRRQQYSTLTQMIIQLLTVILEDRGETSVCLTSTDASWFTAIGECLSESEIQLDDFPPEMFKKGLSQYEKLNSSKRLKLLNFLCDETLGTSVMRNCIDSQNLESVERKKEAKEKISATKDKEKELKQKLQDELVQAVKEKNGIPLLITERDAIVSRINAETKEVYSEMQNIIDMLSKKSQGSDDAVRTNPVELDDNGLIFWRLKTYNDKQNILLQDVGSLTDVCPHEKWFSFSSEQKPEIEKYISFIRMKRLRAQKNANTIIT, from the exons ATGGTTACGAGATCTGTTATG TGTCGACAAAAGAGAACAGATCTTGTTGGATCGTGCGTGACCAAGAAGAAAGACAGGACATGTCCGATTAAGTTGTGTACCAAGTGCATATTGAAcag GTATGGGGAGACTGCACAAGAGGTTTCGTTGAAGAAGGATTGGATTTGTCCCAAATGCAGAGGAAACTGCAACTGTAGCTGCTGCAT GAAGAAACGAGGTCAAAAGCCTACTGGGATATTAGTACACACTGCTAAAAAGACTGGGTTCTCTTCTGTCTCAGAGCTTCTGAAGACTAGTGGTTctgacaaatatttttatacaaagAAGGTGAAACCG GCAGGTATTGTTGTTCCTTCGCCGCTGAAACTTGACCAGGAGAATTCTATTGAACAAAAACAAGTTAGTATTAAAAAATCGAGAAAAACTAAACGTGAAGAGCTTAAGGATTTAAACAACGGCTGCAACGATGAGAATGCCGTGGTGAAAAAGAGCAGTTCCAAAAAGATCAAGATTTCTGATCCCGTTCATGAGACAGAAGTTACCAAGAAAGTATTGgtagaaggaaaaaagaaga AGACTACAGCTAAAGATACCAAGGAAAGTAACGTAGcggaaaaaaccaaaagaatcaAACCAGctctcaaaaagaaagaagaggatcAGGTTGATGTGAAACTACCTCAGGGCAATGGCTCAATTTCTGTTTCTAAGGAAAAGAATGTAGCGGATAAAATCAAACGAATCAAACCAGctctcaaaaagaaagaagaggatcAGGTTGATGTGAAACTACCTCAGGGCAACAGTTCAATTACTGTTTCTGGCATTGACTTGGCTCCTGAAGATGTTGGAAATGTATTTCAGTTTTTGGAGTTTTGTTCAGCTTTTGGGAAG GCTCTTGATTTAAGGAAAGGACAAGCTGAATGTGTGATTCGTGAAATGTTATCTGGACGAAGCAAAAGGAGACAACAGTATTCCACACTCACGCAGATGATAATCCAACTACTTACTGTGATATTAGAGGATAGAGGAGAAAC ATCGGTTTGCCTGACTTCAACTGATGCTAGTTGGTTCACTGCAATTGGAGAATGTCTTTCAGAATCAGAAATTCAGCTAGATGATTTCCCTCCTGAAATGTTTAAAAAAGGCCTTTCTCAGTATGAGAAGTTGAATTCATCAAAAAGGCTTAAGCTTTTGAATTTCTTATGCGATGAGACACTTGGCACATC GGTGATGAGAAATTGCATTGATAGCCAAAATCTTGAATCTGTTGAAAGGAAAAAGGAAGCTAAAGAAAAGATCAGTGCAACAAAAGATAAG GAGAAAGAACTAAAGCAGAAGTTGCAAGATGAGTTGGTCCAAGCAGTAAAAGAGAAAAACGGGATTCCATTGTTGATAACAGAACGTGATGCAATTGTATCGCGAATAAATGCTGAAACTAAAGAAGTTTATTctgaaatgcaaaacataaTAGACATGCTATCCAAAA AGAGTCAAGGAAGTGATGATGCTGTTAGAACCAACCCGGTGGAATTGGATGACAATGGTCTTATATTCTGGAGATTGAAGACTTACAATGATAAGCAAAACATTCTGCTTCAAG ATGTAGGAAGCTTGACTGATGTATGTCCTCATGAAAAATGGTTTTCCTTCAGCTCTGAGCAAAAACCAGAGATAGAGAAATACATCTCTTTCATAAG GATGAAACGGCTTCGAGCACAAAAGAATGCAAATACTATTATCACTTAG
- the LOC104724227 gene encoding putative quinone-oxidoreductase homolog, chloroplastic: MAGKLMHALQYDSYGGGAAGLKHVQVPVPSPKDNEVLLKVEATSINPIDWKIQKGTVRPFLPRKFPFIPATDVAGEVVEVGTGVKNLKAGDKVVAILSHPTGGGLAEFVVANKKLTVKRPHEVGSAEAAALPVPGLTALYALTHHAGLKLDGTNKQVNILITAASGGVGHYAVQLAKLGKAHVTATCGARNLDFVKSLGADEVLDYKTPEGATLMSPSGKKYDAVIHCATSIPFPTFEPNLSTNGKVIDITPGPSAIWTYAVKKVTMSKKQYVPLFFIPKLAEDLEFLVNLVKEEKVKTVIDSKHPLSKAEDAWAKSIDGHATGKIIVVP; this comes from the exons ATGGCCGGAAAACTCATGCACGCTCTTCAGTATGACTCTTACGGCGGTGGCGCCGCCGGTTTGAAG CATGTCCAAGTCCCGGTACCATCACCAAAGGACAACGAGGTTTTGCTAAAAGTAGAAGCTACTAGTATAAACCCTATCGATTGGAAAATTCAAAAAGGGACGGTTCGGCCTTTTCTGCCCCGCAAGTTCCCTTTCATTCCTG CTACTGATGTTGCTGGAGAGGTCGTTGAGGTTGGAACAGGAGTCAAGAATTTAAAGGCAGGTGACAAAGTTGTTGCCATTCTCAGTCATCCG ACTGGAGGTGGACTTGCTGAATTCGTAGTTGCAAATAAGAAACTGACCGTCAAAAGGCCCCACGAAGTGGGATCAGCTGAAGCAGCCGCTTTGCCTGTGCCAGGTCTAACTGCTCTTTATGCTCTAACTCATCATGCGGGCTTGAAACTGGATGGCACAAACAAGCAGGTGAACATACTGATCACAGCAGCATCTGGTGGGGTTGGCCACTATGCAGTCCAGTTGGCAAAGCTTGGGAAAGCTCATGTAACCGCCACATGTGGAGCCCGAAACTTAGACTTCGTCAAATCTTTAGGAGCGGACGAGGTTCTCGACTACAAGACTCCTGAGGGAGCCACCCTCATGAGTCCGTCGGGTAAAAAATACGATGCTGTGATCCACTGCGCAACTAGTATCCCGTTCCCGACATTCGAACCAAATTTGTCTACAAACGGGAAGGTGATAGATATCACGCCAGGGCCTAGTGCCATATGGACTTATGCAGTTAAGAAAGTAACCATGTCGAAGAAGCAATATGTGCCACTCTTTTTTATCCCAAAATTAGCTGAGGATTTGGAGTTTTTGGTGAATCtagtgaaagaagagaaagtgaaGACCGTGATTGACTCGAAGCACCCTCTGAGCAAAGCCGAGGATGCTTGGGCCAAAAGTATTGATGGCCATGCTACTGGGAAGATTATAGTCGTACCATAA